The Sphaerospermopsis torques-reginae ITEP-024 genome has a window encoding:
- a CDS encoding J domain-containing protein — translation MSQTGTQAQSSNTTTYYTLLGLHPSASVIDIRRAYRELSKQYHPDTTELPDHVATAKFQEINEAYATLSHPERRLSYDLKIGYSRFGVIQTPTDLNHPVHKPHDYSKSMYLDASDRPLSSGEIFVLFVLVLTFVGCLVLAIAVAVFRGEPSLQTQLSSYLNIQQIYQIYQINTQTTSII, via the coding sequence GTGAGTCAAACTGGGACACAGGCACAAAGCAGTAACACTACAACATATTACACCCTATTAGGACTGCATCCCTCAGCGTCAGTCATAGATATACGTCGCGCTTATCGAGAACTGAGTAAACAGTATCATCCAGATACAACAGAATTACCTGATCATGTTGCTACTGCCAAATTTCAGGAAATTAACGAAGCTTACGCTACTCTCAGTCATCCAGAGCGCCGTTTAAGTTATGATTTAAAGATTGGTTATTCGCGATTTGGGGTAATTCAAACACCAACAGATTTAAACCATCCAGTGCATAAACCCCATGATTATTCTAAATCAATGTACTTGGATGCAAGCGATCGCCCTTTATCATCGGGCGAAATCTTTGTATTATTTGTGTTGGTTTTAACCTTTGTGGGTTGTTTAGTATTGGCGATCGCTGTTGCTGTGTTCCGTGGTGAACCGAGTTTACAAACTCAACTCTCATCATATTTGAATATACAACAAATTTACCAAATCTACCAAATTAATACACAAACAACAAGTATAATTTAA
- a CDS encoding XRE family transcriptional regulator produces MTTNILDNIDLRTLGELLQQARKKCGMTQADAAKIIDAARTTMIAIEKGERRLKANELIKLARAYGRSVSEFVRSRPVVQPFEVQFRAVYQRSQEQQAEIEPFISQLEELCQNYLELEKIMDAPIARNYPLEYQVTDMPIKSAAESIAVAERQRLGLGDAPISQLRDILEQDVGLRIFYLQMPQKYSEVYSYNDEVGGCMAINANHPEERRRWSMAHGYLHFLAHRQKPEFHFDGQYQRFPESEQLAETFPEYFLMPTSGLLKRFNDMYRTHGKFTPTNLFTLAHYYGVSVEALVYRLEKMELLPTGTWDKLRDRGLKVRKVQEELGLEQIPQRVDMMPLHYQHLAIEALDQGLITEGRFAKFLHVDRLEARRIAEALREHSSGMMEEDTDFDLRQIQTTGK; encoded by the coding sequence ATGACTACCAACATCCTGGATAATATTGATCTGCGGACATTAGGTGAACTCCTGCAACAAGCCCGTAAAAAATGCGGCATGACTCAAGCAGATGCAGCCAAGATTATTGATGCTGCACGCACTACTATGATCGCTATTGAGAAAGGAGAACGTCGTCTCAAAGCCAATGAACTGATTAAACTTGCCCGTGCTTACGGACGTTCTGTAAGTGAATTTGTACGATCGCGCCCTGTCGTACAACCTTTTGAGGTGCAGTTTCGCGCAGTTTATCAACGCAGTCAAGAACAGCAAGCAGAAATTGAACCATTTATCTCTCAATTAGAGGAATTATGTCAAAATTACCTAGAACTTGAGAAAATCATGGATGCGCCAATAGCGCGAAACTATCCTCTTGAGTATCAAGTAACAGATATGCCCATTAAATCTGCTGCGGAGAGTATAGCAGTAGCAGAACGTCAACGCTTAGGTTTAGGTGATGCGCCTATTTCCCAACTGCGAGACATCCTAGAACAAGATGTGGGTTTACGGATCTTCTATTTGCAGATGCCGCAAAAATACTCAGAAGTGTATAGCTATAACGATGAAGTTGGCGGTTGTATGGCCATTAATGCCAATCATCCAGAAGAACGTCGGCGCTGGTCAATGGCGCATGGATACCTGCATTTTCTGGCACATCGGCAAAAACCAGAGTTTCATTTTGATGGTCAATATCAGCGATTTCCTGAAAGTGAGCAACTAGCGGAAACCTTCCCCGAATATTTCCTCATGCCTACCAGTGGATTGCTGAAGCGGTTTAATGATATGTACCGTACACATGGCAAATTCACTCCAACTAATTTATTTACACTAGCTCATTACTACGGTGTTTCTGTAGAAGCTCTAGTTTATCGGTTAGAAAAAATGGAACTTTTGCCTACAGGAACTTGGGATAAATTACGAGATAGAGGTTTAAAAGTCAGAAAAGTACAAGAGGAACTTGGCTTAGAACAGATTCCGCAAAGGGTTGATATGATGCCTTTGCACTACCAACACCTAGCAATTGAAGCTCTTGATCAAGGTTTAATTACAGAAGGGCGTTTTGCTAAATTTCTCCATGTTGACCGCTTAGAAGCCCGTCGCATAGCTGAAGCTTTACGGGAACATTCAAGCGGAATGATGGAAGAAGATACGGATTTTGATTTGCGTCAAATCCAAACTACTGGGAAGTGA
- a CDS encoding DUF29 domain-containing protein codes for MTLSLYDQDILLWVEDTVAKLKARDFETLDIENLIEEVEALGTSQKRELLSRLIVLLEHLLKRLYVDLPYDYNGWERTIRTQRTELDVLITQVPSLKSLWDTSFKEAWRRSLTNVRSEYKSVNFPSEWPYSSELEILLNSNFWENN; via the coding sequence ATGACACTATCCCTCTATGATCAAGATATTTTACTCTGGGTTGAAGATACTGTTGCCAAGCTCAAAGCACGGGATTTTGAAACCTTGGATATTGAAAATCTGATTGAGGAAGTAGAGGCTTTGGGAACTTCGCAAAAAAGAGAACTATTGAGTCGTTTAATTGTATTACTAGAACATTTACTCAAGCGATTATATGTTGACTTACCTTACGATTATAATGGCTGGGAACGCACAATTCGCACACAACGAACTGAACTTGATGTATTAATTACCCAAGTACCCAGTCTCAAGTCTCTATGGGATACGAGTTTTAAAGAGGCTTGGCGACGAAGTTTAACTAATGTCAGGAGTGAGTATAAATCAGTCAATTTTCCTTCGGAATGGCCGTATTCATCGGAGTTAGAAATACTCCTCAATTCTAACTTTTGGGAGAATAATTAG
- a CDS encoding HlyD family secretion protein — protein sequence MAKDTDSLNPIQTDEFLPPISHWTTYGGLFILCVLILAIPVSALTKYKVTVKGQAVVRPSGELRIVQASTEGQIRQIYVKENQVVKTGEAIAIIDDSRLQTKKSQLQTNIQQANLQLVQINAQIQNLNLQINAELDKINRIINAAEAELSDRIRQYQDKKITTVSELQEAQANVQIAQEELKIGLARLKIEQANLESAEAVLNTAKSKQERYESVAQAGALSKNQVEEAQLATKQQEQAVKAQKSVIEAQKETITKLEKAVYVALTRKQRAKAAINPSHAEVKIAIERIAQEKAAGESNKAALEKERQMTIKQKVEIEKQLERDIREIKQVDIEINQTTITATADGIITQINLRNPGQTVRTGEEILQIVPSDAKQIIKAAVASEDKNKLKIGQPVQMRVTACPYPDYGTLNGKVEAISPDAIAPPKKSTEESITNNTSPRATVPGTLYEVTIEPQNLVLGTGKNVCHIQLGMEGRVDIISREESVLQFFLRKARLIADL from the coding sequence ATGGCTAAAGATACTGACTCATTAAACCCAATTCAAACCGATGAATTTCTCCCACCTATTAGTCATTGGACTACCTATGGTGGACTGTTTATTCTCTGTGTTTTAATATTAGCAATTCCAGTATCTGCACTGACTAAATATAAGGTGACAGTTAAAGGACAAGCAGTGGTTCGTCCATCAGGAGAATTGCGAATTGTGCAAGCGTCCACCGAAGGTCAAATTAGGCAAATTTATGTCAAAGAAAATCAAGTTGTGAAAACTGGAGAGGCAATAGCTATTATTGATGATTCTCGATTACAAACTAAAAAAAGTCAATTACAAACTAATATTCAACAAGCAAATTTACAACTTGTACAAATTAATGCTCAAATTCAAAATTTGAACTTGCAAATTAACGCCGAACTTGATAAAATTAATCGAATTATTAATGCTGCTGAAGCTGAACTGAGCGATCGCATCCGTCAATATCAGGATAAAAAAATTACCACCGTCTCTGAACTCCAAGAAGCTCAAGCTAATGTCCAAATTGCTCAAGAAGAATTAAAAATAGGACTAGCCAGATTAAAAATAGAACAAGCTAATTTAGAATCAGCCGAAGCAGTTTTGAATACAGCAAAATCCAAGCAAGAAAGATATGAAAGCGTAGCGCAAGCAGGAGCATTATCGAAAAATCAAGTAGAAGAAGCACAACTAGCGACTAAACAGCAAGAACAAGCCGTAAAAGCCCAAAAATCAGTAATTGAAGCCCAAAAAGAAACAATTACCAAACTAGAGAAAGCTGTATATGTTGCCCTAACCAGAAAACAGCGTGCAAAAGCAGCAATTAACCCCAGTCATGCAGAAGTAAAAATCGCCATTGAACGTATAGCCCAAGAAAAAGCAGCAGGAGAAAGTAACAAAGCAGCCTTAGAAAAAGAACGTCAAATGACAATTAAACAAAAAGTAGAAATTGAAAAACAGCTAGAACGGGATATTAGAGAAATCAAACAAGTAGACATAGAAATAAATCAGACCACTATTACCGCAACAGCGGATGGTATAATTACGCAAATAAACCTGCGTAACCCTGGACAAACCGTGCGAACTGGGGAAGAAATATTACAAATAGTCCCCAGTGATGCGAAACAGATCATCAAAGCAGCAGTAGCATCAGAAGATAAAAACAAACTGAAAATTGGTCAACCCGTGCAGATGCGAGTTACCGCTTGTCCTTACCCGGATTATGGTACACTCAACGGTAAAGTTGAAGCAATTTCACCAGATGCCATTGCACCGCCAAAAAAATCAACAGAGGAATCAATTACTAATAACACCAGTCCCAGAGCCACAGTACCAGGTACACTTTATGAAGTGACAATTGAACCACAAAACTTAGTTTTAGGTACAGGGAAAAATGTGTGTCACATTCAACTAGGAATGGAAGGAAGAGTAGATATAATTTCCCGTGAAGAAAGCGTACTGCAATTTTTCTTGAGAAAAGCCAGATTAATAGCAGATTTGTGA
- the cdaA gene encoding diadenylate cyclase CdaA — protein MRDWWKQWLTTNLGWSQSLLLGTLDILLVLALTYMILVIISERRTLWMVRGFIILMLASALSGTLGLPLLNFVLEKLVIGCAVAMAVALQSEFRRFLEQLGRGEFRQLFQPHRLTVPKSDSVIDEIVDAVRELSKNRIGALLILETTEPIDERDFSVPGVKLNAEVSKELIQTIFQPKTLLHDGATLIRGSRIVSSGIILPLSGRTASRQLGTRHRAAMGITERVENCICVVVSEETGSISLAERGTLYRPLTIRKLKESLEERFSPTVDREAVAPGLFSLGRQLGGQTLALVSRLLRLPSTASRQKNKTEK, from the coding sequence ATGAGAGATTGGTGGAAGCAATGGCTGACGACAAACCTGGGATGGTCACAGTCCTTGCTGCTTGGGACTCTGGATATTCTGTTAGTGCTGGCGTTGACATACATGATCCTGGTGATTATTAGTGAACGCCGGACACTATGGATGGTGCGAGGATTTATTATTTTGATGCTGGCCTCAGCATTGAGTGGCACTTTGGGACTACCTTTGCTCAATTTCGTTTTGGAAAAGCTAGTAATTGGTTGTGCTGTAGCCATGGCCGTAGCACTCCAGTCAGAGTTTCGCCGCTTTTTGGAACAACTGGGAAGGGGCGAGTTTCGGCAGTTATTTCAACCTCACCGCTTGACTGTTCCTAAATCTGATAGTGTGATTGATGAAATTGTTGATGCTGTCAGAGAACTTTCCAAAAATCGGATTGGTGCTTTGTTGATTTTGGAAACTACCGAACCAATTGATGAGCGAGATTTTTCTGTACCTGGTGTAAAGTTAAATGCAGAAGTTTCTAAGGAACTGATACAGACCATTTTTCAACCCAAAACTTTATTGCATGATGGGGCAACTTTGATCCGTGGTTCGCGGATTGTATCATCCGGTATAATTTTACCACTTTCGGGACGCACAGCCTCGCGCCAGTTGGGTACACGCCATCGGGCAGCAATGGGAATTACTGAGCGGGTCGAAAATTGCATCTGTGTGGTTGTATCAGAAGAAACGGGTTCTATTTCCCTAGCGGAAAGGGGAACTCTATATAGACCACTGACGATTAGAAAGTTAAAAGAGTCTTTAGAGGAACGATTTTCGCCAACTGTAGACCGAGAAGCTGTAGCACCTGGTCTTTTCAGTTTAGGTCGTCAACTAGGTGGTCAAACATTAGCACTGGTTTCACGTTTACTCAGATTACCATCGACTGCTTCTCGCCAAAAAAATAAGACCGAAAAATGA
- a CDS encoding 7-cyano-7-deazaguanine synthase produces the protein MNHRPSRQQKPTESNNKDYTLHFQPVENSNGSVLFVDHSQDKKATIGINVGDTELKYRVLEEFPPIIADLIDLAVAIYTSDRLAPQNLTGKQRRFNVILPVRHPELLSAETFLTKLDNLLKWTTDSEWIFDFQKRIAPERLVEQQSLPLAPKGCEVTLWSGGLDALAGLYTRLLMYPEKRFILFGTGSNGIMSACQERVYKQIQSIFPGRCYLFRLPIRFDDSSEQPKNKLSRARGVVFTLLGSACAYLMGEKVLCLYENGIGAINLPYRESAVGLDHSRSVHPLTLLMVSELVSELLGEEFQVKNPFLFWTKAEMCKALAKNGRDDLPPLTMSCDSPHRQKPVQCGYCSSCLLRRQSLAASTIKDRTRYVVLHGERPVKEPSLCFLNMQAQVRTLDSLFAVSDEPWITLTKRFPVLDDIVDRTAMAENLLPADMRSRLIQLYQNYVSEWNAVESQIANGLLSDQKASSKYVVSSQQS, from the coding sequence ATGAACCATAGACCTTCACGTCAACAAAAACCAACCGAAAGTAACAATAAAGATTACACTTTACACTTTCAACCTGTAGAGAACAGTAATGGATCTGTGCTATTTGTTGATCACTCTCAGGATAAAAAGGCAACTATTGGAATTAATGTAGGTGATACAGAGTTAAAATATCGTGTTCTAGAAGAGTTTCCTCCTATTATTGCTGATCTCATTGACCTTGCTGTTGCTATATATACCTCAGATCGTCTTGCTCCTCAAAATCTTACAGGGAAGCAGCGTCGCTTTAATGTAATACTGCCAGTACGTCATCCAGAATTATTAAGTGCTGAAACATTTCTCACAAAACTGGATAACCTGCTTAAATGGACAACGGATAGCGAATGGATTTTCGACTTCCAAAAACGGATTGCACCGGAACGCCTTGTTGAACAGCAATCTCTTCCGTTAGCACCCAAAGGATGTGAAGTAACGTTGTGGAGTGGTGGACTAGATGCCCTGGCTGGTTTGTACACTCGGCTTCTGATGTATCCAGAAAAACGGTTTATCCTATTTGGTACTGGCAGTAATGGGATCATGTCTGCCTGTCAGGAAAGAGTATATAAGCAAATCCAATCTATCTTCCCTGGTCGCTGCTATCTTTTCCGCCTCCCAATACGATTTGATGATAGTAGTGAGCAGCCAAAAAACAAGCTTTCTCGTGCAAGAGGTGTTGTATTCACTCTTCTTGGTTCTGCGTGTGCATACCTTATGGGAGAAAAGGTTCTGTGTCTGTATGAAAACGGAATCGGTGCAATCAACCTTCCATATCGTGAATCGGCTGTAGGATTGGATCACTCTCGTTCTGTTCATCCTCTGACTTTACTAATGGTGAGCGAGTTAGTTTCCGAGCTTTTAGGAGAAGAGTTCCAGGTAAAAAACCCCTTTCTGTTTTGGACTAAAGCCGAAATGTGTAAAGCATTGGCGAAAAATGGGAGAGATGACTTACCACCTTTAACTATGTCCTGTGACAGTCCACATCGTCAAAAGCCAGTTCAGTGTGGTTACTGCTCCTCTTGTCTTTTAAGGCGACAATCACTTGCAGCCTCTACCATAAAAGATAGAACTCGTTATGTGGTCTTACATGGAGAGCGTCCAGTTAAAGAGCCGAGTTTATGTTTCTTGAATATGCAGGCGCAAGTTCGTACCCTTGATTCTTTGTTTGCTGTCTCAGATGAACCTTGGATTACTCTAACTAAAAGGTTTCCAGTGTTGGATGATATTGTTGATCGAACTGCTATGGCAGAAAATTTATTACCTGCTGATATGCGAAGTCGTTTAATTCAACTTTATCAAAATTATGTTTCCGAATGGAATGCTGTGGAATCACAGATTGCGAACGGATTATTAAGCGATCAGAAGGCATCTAGTAAATATGTAGTCTCATCTCAACAAAGTTGA
- a CDS encoding DUF3143 domain-containing protein, protein MSILPANTPLYNHPLPQIEKWLKDQGCQQDDTELHCWRVQKPTWQAELWLDIEQITVRYINAGENGQDIQRSFKYSLSRQDIQAAVFSGP, encoded by the coding sequence ATGTCTATTTTGCCAGCCAACACACCACTGTATAACCATCCTTTACCACAAATTGAAAAATGGCTAAAAGACCAAGGTTGTCAACAAGATGACACCGAGTTACATTGTTGGCGCGTGCAAAAACCAACTTGGCAAGCCGAACTTTGGCTAGATATCGAACAAATTACCGTTAGATATATTAACGCTGGAGAAAACGGTCAAGATATTCAACGTTCTTTTAAATATTCCTTGAGTCGGCAAGATATTCAAGCAGCAGTTTTTTCTGGTCCATAA
- the rimI gene encoding ribosomal protein S18-alanine N-acetyltransferase: MNLLDLKIQPLTLEHLPDLLELDKACFNGLWTMEGYRRELESPNSHFLGLFTPFSKSGLLGMGCFWSILEEAHITILAIHPEYQGQGLGQALLYALLKTASDRGLERATLEVRVSNQTAISLYQKFGFKTAGKRPRYYQDNNEDALILWTSNLQQPSFLKNLDDWEVMISDRLKKSSWSFIICEEGDR, from the coding sequence GTGAACTTATTAGATTTAAAAATTCAACCTTTGACTTTAGAGCATTTGCCTGATTTACTGGAACTTGATAAAGCCTGTTTCAATGGTTTGTGGACTATGGAGGGCTACCGTCGAGAGTTGGAAAGTCCTAATAGTCATTTTTTGGGTTTATTTACACCATTTTCCAAATCTGGTTTGTTGGGAATGGGTTGTTTTTGGTCAATTTTAGAAGAAGCGCATATTACAATTTTGGCGATTCATCCTGAATATCAGGGTCAAGGTTTGGGACAGGCTTTGTTGTATGCTCTACTGAAAACAGCAAGCGATCGCGGTTTAGAAAGGGCAACTTTGGAGGTTAGGGTTTCTAATCAAACGGCAATTTCTCTTTATCAAAAATTTGGCTTTAAGACTGCGGGTAAAAGACCACGCTATTACCAGGATAATAATGAAGATGCTTTAATTTTGTGGACTTCTAACCTACAACAGCCCAGTTTTCTCAAAAATTTGGATGATTGGGAAGTGATGATTAGCGATCGCCTAAAGAAATCTTCTTGGAGTTTCATAATTTGTGAAGAAGGTGACAGGTGA
- the lysA gene encoding diaminopimelate decarboxylase encodes MVATHPVKVQPSGNQYLSPSQDSTNISPNQQLLPLTAKVNRDDFLEIGGCDVTMLVQHFGSPLYILDETTLRTACQQYRDTFKKYYKGESQVLYASKAWNCLAVCAIVASEGLGIDVVSGGELYTALEASVSPDKIYLHGNNKSRDELNLAIESGCTIVVDNWYELHTLVDIVETFHETSLQKIRIMLRLTPGIECHTHEYIRTGHLDSKFGFDPNDLEEVFAFVSKQPALNCVGVHAHIGSQIFERQPHRDLAAVMVQWLRDAAKYNLELTELNVGGGLGIKYTESDDPPSIEEWSKAICEVVQEACAAENLPLPKLLCEPGRSLIATACVTAYTIGSAKTIPDIRTYVTIDGGMSDNPRPITYQSVYRTVVANKMSAPLTETVTVAGKHCESGDILIKNAQLPKTEPGDVLVVMATGAYNYSMASNYNRLPRPAAVLVANGEANLILQRETYKDIIRQDCLPERLK; translated from the coding sequence ATGGTAGCGACTCACCCCGTCAAGGTTCAACCTTCTGGCAATCAATATCTATCTCCCAGCCAAGATAGTACAAATATTTCTCCTAATCAGCAACTATTACCCTTGACTGCCAAAGTTAATCGTGATGATTTCTTGGAAATCGGTGGGTGTGATGTCACAATGCTAGTTCAGCACTTTGGTTCACCTTTATATATTTTGGATGAAACAACCTTGCGGACAGCTTGTCAACAATATCGGGATACCTTTAAAAAATACTACAAAGGTGAATCTCAAGTATTGTATGCTTCTAAGGCATGGAATTGTTTAGCAGTTTGCGCCATTGTCGCCTCAGAAGGATTAGGAATAGATGTAGTATCTGGTGGTGAACTTTACACAGCATTAGAAGCCAGTGTGAGTCCAGATAAAATCTACCTCCACGGAAATAATAAATCCCGTGATGAGCTAAATTTAGCCATTGAATCAGGTTGTACCATTGTTGTTGATAACTGGTATGAATTACATACTTTGGTAGATATTGTAGAGACGTTTCATGAAACGTCTCTACAAAAAATCCGCATTATGTTACGGTTAACTCCGGGGATTGAATGTCATACCCATGAGTATATTCGCACCGGACATTTAGATAGTAAATTTGGTTTTGACCCCAATGATTTAGAAGAGGTATTTGCCTTTGTTAGCAAACAACCCGCTTTAAACTGTGTGGGTGTACACGCTCATATTGGTTCACAAATTTTTGAACGTCAACCCCATCGAGATTTGGCTGCTGTAATGGTACAGTGGTTGCGAGATGCGGCTAAATATAATTTAGAATTGACAGAGTTAAATGTCGGTGGCGGTTTAGGGATTAAATACACAGAATCAGACGATCCCCCAAGCATTGAAGAATGGTCAAAGGCGATTTGTGAGGTAGTGCAAGAAGCTTGCGCTGCTGAAAACTTGCCCCTTCCCAAACTCCTGTGTGAACCAGGGCGATCGCTCATTGCCACAGCTTGCGTTACCGCCTACACTATTGGTTCGGCTAAAACAATTCCTGATATTCGTACTTATGTGACAATTGATGGCGGAATGTCAGATAATCCCCGCCCCATCACCTATCAATCAGTTTATCGGACTGTTGTTGCTAACAAAATGTCCGCTCCTCTAACAGAAACAGTGACAGTAGCGGGTAAACACTGCGAATCAGGAGATATTCTGATTAAAAACGCCCAACTGCCCAAAACTGAACCAGGGGATGTTCTCGTAGTTATGGCAACTGGAGCATACAATTACAGTATGGCATCTAACTATAATCGTCTACCCCGACCGGCTGCTGTGTTGGTGGCTAACGGTGAAGCAAATTTAATTTTGCAACGGGAAACCTATAAAGACATCATTCGCCAAGATTGCCTACCTGAAAGACTAAAATAG
- a CDS encoding isoprenyl transferase, giving the protein MTTQHTELQYLPSDLKRELLPQHVAVIMDGNGRWAKRQGLPRIMGHKRGVDALKDLLRCCKDWGIKALTAYAFSTENWKRPQEEVEFLMSLFQRVLRQELREMVEENVQIQFVGNLQALPKSLQEEISRSMAETKDNESIKFTVATNYGGRQEILQACRAIAQKVQEGILKPDEISEQLFESHLYTAGIADPDLLIRTSGEMRLSNFLLWQMAYGEIYITDTLWPDFDRKEFHRALCAYQQRERRFGKV; this is encoded by the coding sequence ATGACTACACAACATACTGAACTGCAATATTTGCCTTCTGATTTAAAACGAGAATTACTCCCCCAGCACGTTGCGGTGATTATGGATGGCAATGGTCGATGGGCTAAACGTCAAGGTCTTCCCAGAATTATGGGGCATAAACGGGGGGTTGATGCTCTAAAGGATTTGTTGCGCTGTTGTAAGGATTGGGGTATTAAAGCTTTAACTGCTTATGCTTTTTCTACAGAAAATTGGAAAAGGCCACAGGAAGAGGTGGAGTTTTTAATGAGTCTTTTCCAACGGGTTCTGCGTCAAGAACTGCGGGAAATGGTGGAGGAAAATGTGCAGATTCAGTTTGTGGGCAATTTGCAAGCTTTACCAAAATCGCTACAAGAAGAAATTTCTCGCTCTATGGCAGAAACTAAGGATAATGAAAGTATTAAGTTTACAGTAGCTACTAATTATGGCGGTAGACAGGAAATTTTACAAGCTTGTCGAGCGATCGCCCAAAAGGTGCAAGAAGGTATTTTAAAACCAGATGAAATTTCTGAACAGTTATTTGAAAGTCATTTATATACAGCTGGTATCGCTGATCCAGATTTGCTAATCCGCACCAGTGGAGAAATGCGTTTATCTAATTTCTTACTTTGGCAAATGGCCTATGGTGAAATTTATATTACTGATACTCTCTGGCCAGATTTTGATAGAAAGGAATTTCACCGCGCTTTATGTGCTTATCAACAACGAGAACGGCGGTTTGGGAAAGTTTAG